The Toxoplasma gondii ME49 chromosome XI, whole genome shotgun sequence region ATACACGGACTATCGCGAGGCAGAAAATACTGCGACAGGGTTCTTGGCCTTTTGCCGCGTCACCCCACGTCACGATTTAGCCGACTTTCTTCCGCAACCGCCTGAGTCTTTCCACGATATTTTGAGTTACTGGTACGGAAATCGAATTATACTATGAGAGTTGAGCGAACAACTGCGACAGAAGTTTCGCTAGTTTTTATCCTAAAAAGGAACCGTGTCTTGCCTGCCGCTGCTgtctcgcgcatgcatcggcTCGGGAAAGTTGCATGGGGGCGCCAGTCAAGACGAAATGTGGAGTTCTTCGCTACAAAAAGAGCAAGATGCACATATTTTTTGATAGCAAGAGACAGGTAAATGACAAGGACGACTATTGCCttgagagagaggcaagaccGGGGGACGAAACAAGCAACTGTCGTCGTGAAGGCGAAAACAAAGCCCCACGATGAGTCGCTGGGCTGCTGCAGCCGCCGCTGTTCTGCATTCGACTTGGTAAACATGGAGATTCCTACCCCGTCTGTTGACGCTTTTCTGTCGTGATGATATCACCTGTATTTTTAAATGGGTTGTTTCGAGGATTTTTTTCCTAGCGTCCGTTTTGCCCGTTTTCTCCCGTTACGAAAGATCGCAGCTCTCAATTGCAGGTGGCTGATGACCATGTAACACTCGAACGGCTGCGTTTGCCGTCTACCCCCAGAATTTTCGGAAGGGTTCCCGTTTCCACTTGTTTTTTTAAGCCTTCTTTATTTCACCCAGTTCTCCTTGTCGCATCTGTCACGGTCTTCTTGCGGACTTCCGCGACAACGCGCGAAGCAGCCACCACCTCGATGTCGAGTATCTTTTGATTGTACCATGCAGAGCGCCGCCGGACAAGTTGCCTcatcttttcttcctcctcttctgagGCCTCCCGTCCCCGAAACGTTACTTTTTCTAGATTCGCCTGAATATGAACTCCCCGTTTCTTTCCGGCGTGCGACCGCAGAGGCCGCAGAGCTCCTGCAATCCTGGGAGGCTCTCTGGGGACTCCTGTGCAAGCACGGACAGGACGCGAAAGTGATGAATTGCCCTCGTGTTTCGAGGCCTTTCTCTGACTCCACAAACCATGTTTCCTTGGCTCTTCAGGTGGCGCAAGAAACACTGCCAGCGACCTCTGCAGTGCCGCCACAAGACAGGAACGAAGACCAgggcggagaagacggcgaaacCGTCCCAGAAGGTGAGGGAAACTCGCGACCCCCGTGCGATtccaaagaaagaaaggaagcggCAACTCATCGAGGGGGAGGGACCCGACCTTCAGAGCCAAGAGCGGATGCAcctggaggcgaagagacagctgaggagaaagagacagttgACCGCTTATGCCAATCCCTCTTGCGGCGCAtggccttctgtctctctcagagagacgggagacagcAGGCTACGCAGAGGGAATCTGCGCGGAACTGTCAAGGACGCGATGTGACGTTTGAGCGTGATCTACCTATGCTGTGTTCAGCTTGCTTGCTCATACCTTCGCCTGTGGCGCGGCTGCAGACTGCAACCCCATGCTCGGACTCGAGTTCAGCGCCgttgttctcttccttgtctccttctctgtcccctctgtctcctctgtcttcttgttctccctctcatCACTCGCATTctcgttgcctctcttcgtcatctgtgtctcccttcgAGCCCTCTGGGCGTCAACTGTTTCAGCTCAGTGTGGTGTTCTGCCGACTAGATGGATTTTTCTCCGCGGCAGACACCGCAGCGACAGCGGCAGCAGACAGTGTGCAGAAGCTCTGGAGTGAGTCATGCACAGCCTTGGCATCGACGGTCAGTTCTCTGCGCCATGccgcttccttgtcttcttctggagtCGCGTCCTCTGCCTTTCAAGAACACAGTGGGCTCTCTGCAGGTCGCGCAAAGACGTTCCGGGGACCTGAATGCTTGGGGGCGAAACTCCTCCACCAGGCGCTGGCAAatggtgtctctctgccgttgCGAAGCTTCACGGTCAGGCAagcggtggagagagaagcctcaGCTGAGATGGACAGTGAGGACCGCGAAATccaaaagggagaagagcgaccagacgcatgcaacgcagaccgttctgtctctgtttcaaAAGACGACCGAGCAGAGACCAGCACGCAGAACACAGTGgctgagaaacgaagagccTGTGCGTCTCATGAGGACGGCGGGAGAGGAGTCGTCTTCCTtgaaaagaaacaacgcGTCGGTCCTCCTAGCGTTTGCTGCTATCTGCGAGGGCTCGAAAACCTAACTCGAGCACAGTGGAGACAAACCAAAGCTGTGCTTTCGTCTGTTCTGGCTgacgccgctgcatgcgctcgcgTGGTGGAtcgcaggagagaaggggggCACAGCAGGCGCGAGGACTTTGCCGGCAGTcgtcgcagagaagaagccaagGCTCTGAATGGagatggagacgcagacggcgaagagaggcCAGAGCACAGCGAACGtccggagagaggcgagacaccGAAACACAAGATCGAGGCAGAGCCGCACCTGACGGAGGCCGCCCAGAGAGGAGGCTGTGCGTCGTCTCAGAAATGCGGGAAGCAGGGACTGGAGAACAAGTCAGATGTCAGAaccgcgggagaagaggagactgcgACGGGccgaagcgaggagagatgTCGGAAGGAAGAGGGGCGAAACACTGTTCGCGTTCTGATTGTCCTCGGGTGGGATACgagcaaagacgagagatGCAGTGATGACGGTGGCAGTGAGCTCGGCGCGAGGGACGCAggtggaggaggaggaagatggGGACGCCAGAGGGCAAAACGTCGTCAAGACATTGAGGCctgggtgcatgcagccaatCAGCATTGCGGCTCGACTGTTCGAGTTCACTTCTTCGTGAACCGCGTACGcggaggagggaggaggagacatgTGGAAGGCCTCGACAGTTTTGCTGAAGATGGAAAAGAGGCCGAAGTGGAACAAGGCGCAAACCGATCGAAAGAGGCCGAACGCTGGAAAGCGCGAGACAGTCTTGTCAATCAGGAAACAGACAAGCCGGATGAGACGTCCAGTGTTTCTGCCGTAAGCAGCGTAGATGACGGTCAAACGGATGCACTCTGTGGCAACGGGAAGagcacgaaggagagagaaggcggactTCCAGATTTGGAAAAGAGGCCTCACCGACCCGACCTCGATGAGAAGCCTCCAGCGGCGAACGGCGATGTATTGCAAGATCGAAGCGctttgcttctgtctcttctccgtgaTGGAAACCAATGCATCAAACAACAACGCCAGACCATGTTATTCCTCGGTGGCGACGACTTTTTCCCCGCGCCGCCCGTCGGCGTTTCCTCCTTCGGTTCTCCCCAGCtgagttcttctctcggggCGCTTCGCACGGACCTCCTGGGCCAGTTTGCCCGCCAGCTGGAAGACCTCGTGTACGTCCCTCTGTTGCttcgttcgcgtctctctgcggcttcttGGGGGTCCGAGAAAGCCGCTGCGTCCCCTTACGATTGCACTCGTGGCATCCGAGGAAGTCAGGTCCATGGCAGTGTgccagaaacacagaaaaaaacaaaactCCTGAGAGACTGCAATTCGCTCTACCGGGACTCGCGAGGCTTTTTGCCCCCGCCGCCTCGTCTGCTGATTCAcagctgcctctgcagcAAGCGAAGGAGACCAGAGGtgaagtcttcttctctgcttccggcTTCTGCCgctccgcgttcttcttctcgtcgggCACAATCGTCCGCTTCCTCGCAAGACGCTGCCCACCCGGTGTCTGCATCCCCTTATCCCGCGCCTTCGGTGACGCGCCCCAGCACAGAGAATCTTTCTCCGCAGACCCTGATCCAGCTGGTCGGAGAGAAATACTCGGCTTGCATTCAAACCTTTTTGCTTCCTCTGAGCGCGATCGCCTCCCCCTACGTCGGccagacagaagcgaagctTCGCCGACTTCTCCGGGTCGCGGCAaatgcgtctccgtctgtcttgGTTTTGCTTGGAATCGACCAGTTAGGTCGGAAGCGAGATCGAGGAggtcggcgagaagaaggagaacagcgaggagctagagagagagagctcgTCGGGGGTGCGTCTGACGCGACACAAACGAGTGCAGAAGCCTCTTCGCAAGCGCGTTGGCCGACGGAGAtgacggggaagagagaatgTGGGTACGGTTTGTCGCctggaaacagacgagagacaggcagtgACACAGACCGAGCTTCAGTGATGCTCGCCGAAGACGGAGCCAGCGgcagggaaggaaagaggaccGAGGAAGCTTACTGTGACGCCTCTGTAGATGCAGACGAACGGGAACGGAAGGGCGCACGGGGGCGGCGAGAGGGAGGCCGAGCAAACAGTTTCCAGAGAAGGCTTCTCGCGACGCTCCTGGTGGCTCTCGACGAGGTCGAAGAccgtcgaagaagacacgaacAACTTCAaagggaagaggcagaggacgaCGACACAGAGGTTGCAGAAACGGGAGGACAGTGGGGTCTAGACTCAGGCAGAGAATCCGTGGGAACCAGACGCAGAGAGTtcgccgcagcagcagctggcATGGCAATCATTGGGGTTGCTTCAGGGACGCCTGACACTCTAGACGAGGCGGTGGTACGAGCAGGCAGACTCGACAATTGGCTTTCGTGGTGCTGAGTGTGAACATGATCTGAAGCTCTGGACGAAAGCGACAgcccgagagagacgaaatgGGATGCTCTCGGTACATCTGCAAAACCTAGGAATCGCAGGTACAGACAGACATAAAAGAAAGGAGCAGAAAGCAGGAGGTGAGATGCAACACCGGGCAGGGAAGGAACCGGAtatgcacagagagagagagagaagaagaacggcagagaaaagaagaaacatggAAAGAAATTTGCGTTTTTTTGTCGGCACAGGGATTCCACCATGTAACGGAGAACATCGGTTGAGGCAACTAAGCCGTTGCCAAGCAAGGAAAAGTGGAAATTTTCTGAATGCAGCGTGTGCGTCCATTTAACATTTCCAGAGAGGTAACCATTGTTACAAACCAGATATCgtctgcggtgtctgtgACTGTCATGGTTACCTTTTCaatttctttgtttcctgaTGAGGCGCACATACTCTTTTCGTGGCGTCGACCACTGGGAAACAGATGTTTTCCGAACCCGCCAGACATACCCCGACTCCGCTTGATGGTGATATAGTCGACATGTAGACTCAAAATAGCAAATCTAATACGGAGTTCGACCATACAGGTGAGTTTCAATGCCCGAGGCAGAGCACTGGACGAGGTGTTTAGAGAGTTGTTCTCCGACTAATAAGAGCCATAGCAGAAGATTTCATGCATGCTGTACCCATCAGGTAGCAACTGAAACTCGAATTTCTGCCTTCTGACTGGAGGCAGGTAATGACAACTACAGGAAATGTCGATGTCGCCAGGAATCTGTGAAGACTACTCTTGCTAGGTGCACGATTGAGATGCATTTGCAAGTGTATGAAAACCTATAGAATGGCTGGCCGATTTTCAATTCGCCAGACGTTTGCACACTCTGAACGTTTATGTCGCACCGGGTGCCCTAGCTAGAAAGGGTATTCACTGTTCCATTTATCACGTTTCAAATGCTTCGTCTAAGGTTTCAGTGGGCGGCCGGTCGACTTTTATTGAATTAAGACGGCCATACATACGTCGCCTTTCCTATGAATCTCTCTCTGGGTATTGGCAGGTTGCCCGTCACACTGTTCGGAAGGTTTCCACTGCATTTGAAACTGCCGCAATGCTGTCGATGTGAGGAAGTAACCACATTCTGCATGGGGTGCCCCCTTGAGAGAGGAATAGTTCCCCTCCAGGAtttagagagagagaaaatgtcATGTTTCGTAAAAACAAATCGGTTGCAAGGACGCTGCTTTGCCATTCCAGTTTACACACTCTTCTTATCAGCGGATACACAGGTCACGTGTACCTTCTGCCAACTCGTGACCTGTATATCTCTTATGATAAATTTACTATCCCATAGTTTACTCCACGGAACAACAACCATGGTGGAACTACCTTCTGTGCAAGTCATTCCAGATCCCTTAAGCAACTAAGCAATTAAagcaaaaaaaaacacatAGACGCTTGACATCCACGTTTTTCGCGAGACTTCTAGGTCTAAGTAAGGACGTCAGCGGAGTATAGCGGCGGGTGCAACTGCATTGCTAGGAATGCAGCTGTGCCTTATCAGAAATACCATAAATGGAAGATGAaatctctctgcagagacgggAGACTGTGCCTGCCTGGCGACGCAACACCAGGAGGGTCACGCAGCGACGTTCGCTAGCGGCGGGGAAGCTACACCTCTGCATGACTATGCATATAAAAACACCCGGAAATCTCACAAGAAAAACACTATGGGGTCCTTCATAAACAATACGTGCTAGGTGTTGAAGATCGATCCAGCTTTCTTCGTGTCAGTTCTCAGTTTCTTAAAAACTCTTGTGCAAGACACCGGGGCAACTCAAAGCGCCAGCATGCGGCATGGTTCCGTACGTGGAGTGTCGGCTATCGCGCAAAAGACTTTCTGTGATGATGTTTTGTGTGGCGTACGTTCGTTTTCATTAATACAAATTGTCAGATGAATGTATCTTAACAAGATGCTCCACCGGCTTCTTTCTGGATCAAATTCTGCTCTTTtccttccgttttttttcgctgcttGGACCTCGTCTGGCAACATCTgtactgcatgcatcgagcGTAggtcgttctgtctcttctttcaaccgttttcctgtctcctttatCCTTTATCGCGAGTTGCTTTTCCCTTaactctgcgttcttctttaTTTCCCCTTCATCTCACTTTTTTTAGATAcacctcttcgttttccctccACGTCGATGTGCGACTTAGCTTGTACCGTTCGACGGAGCCCGCCGATATTTTcgattttctttttttttgtgttcACCTGTGGAGATCTCGAATCAAACAGACATCCGATTTCGTAGTACACCAAATGATTTCGGCTATGAGGGAGCAGTTTTCAAGTGTCCATCGTCGCTGTTGAGGCACGAGGTCGCTTGCTGGACTCTAACGGATCACACCTTCCCTTCCGCGTAAATCTCCTTCGCATCTTCAGACAAGTCTTTCTTGCTTTCATGacgcctcgcttcttccctcttctctgttctctctttcttcttcccctgttGTCGCCACACTGTCGCCGACACTCATGGAGCACAGGTAGCCTATGCCCGGCCGGCGAGGCTTCCCCAGTTTCACAGGGATCTTCTACGAGGGCTCACCCGTTTCCTTCTGGTCAcactcttctgtctccccaactctctttctgtcctttcCCGTTGACAAGCACTGACAAGCGCGCAAGAGTTGTCGTCTGTGCCTCGACAGTTCAGGATGACCTCTCACCCGAGGGGGTTTGCGGGagttccccttcttctctttttgtcTCAGAATCGAATTCGACATTTCCTCTCAGAGGCCTCAAGGACCCCGGAGGCCTTCTCGGCAGCCTCAAGAGGCGCGCTTCACAGGAAAACAAAGATGGTGCGTCAAAGTTGCTAAGCTTCGACCAGGAgtctttcgcgttttccgCGTCGGCCTCTTCTTGGTCCCCTTGTCCCCACTGGAGGCTCAGTGAGCTTCCCCCAGCGAAGTCGAATGCTTCGACGGGAGGCTTCAGCGGCGGTGTGTCACAAGGTCTTTTGCCGACGAGACTAACCGCAAGCATCAAAAACCTTCTGCCTTTCAGAGGGCatgcagtgtctcctctcggaGGTTTGACTTCACGTACCCCCCCAGAGTTTGCCCCCCtctttccccttcgtctctcgaccGCCAACGGTTATCGTGTTCGAGGATCTGCGACTCGccagttcttcttcagagaccTGTCTCGGTTTTCGGCGGCGACTCGCAACGCGTTCCTTCGCAAGAGGCCAGGAGTCGCAGCGCGAAAGGGACATTTCCCATGCGGTACAAGCGACATtcttgcgtttctccacGCCTTCCACTCTGCCTCAacaggcgcatgcaaacgagCAGCGAAACGCTTTCGGTCGGCGTTGCCCCGTTCAAGTTCGCGGTTCGGTCAGTTCCGTGGGATAACTTCGACAGACAAAGAGCAGCCCGTGACCTCGCTAGTGTTCGGAACCGATCGTCTAGCGCAAAGACGCGTTCCTTGCGAAGGCCTTTCGGTCgagtcttcgtcgcttttctcctcgtgGCGCCCCACACTCCTACCTTTGCTGGCTTCTCGCCGACCGCCTCGCCGAAAGAGAATTCGCGCTACGAGAGAGTCTGTCGAGCACAGGTCACAAGGGAGTTTAGCGAGCGATAGGAGCTCTGTCAtttcgccgttctcttcttgtcaGTCGTCTGCATCTCCGGCGTCTTTCACCTCGTCGAGTTCTCGACAAAGCGACATGGCGGTAGAACTCCATTTCGTTCTTGACTCAAACCCTGAGGACCCTGCAGTGGCTGCTGCAGACTTCAAAAAGTTCTTACGGGGATGCTTTGCCGCTGCGTTGGTGGAGGCGCGAAGGGAACGGCAAGGCGAGATGGCACAAACGCTCTCGACAACCTCTCCTTTCCGTACTTGTCAACAGTCCTACTCTTCTCACGCTTCTTGCTACGCCCCTGGTCTGCACTCCACACCAGCGTTGGGCTatgtctcgtcttctccctcggccTCGAGTCAGTCGCTTatgtctcctccgtcgccttctgctctttcgtctcctgcctctgtttcgattctttcttctcttgcatCTGATTCGTCTCTAtctccttcatcttcctGTGTTGATTCTTCGGGAGGCTCCGCCTCGATGTCTGGCGCTTGTTCTAACTCTGCCGAGACGGACTCCGACGCAGGCGTTTCTTTAGAGTTTTCCTGCGCTTCTCGTCGAGAAGCATTTGAAGAACAGGCGACTCGTGCTCTTGCAAGGGTCGTTCTGGATACATCGTGTTTCTCTAGAATGTATGAACGACTTCAGGCATTTGCGAATGCACGCAGTCGCCAAAGCGCCTGCTTcccaggagacagcgcaggTGCCGAGAACCGGgcgggagagcgagacgcatgcacacccTGGAGTGAGCGACCTTTACTGGTTTCGCGCGTCGCTTCAGATGCCCCCGTCGCTGATGAAGCGAATGGGGTACGGCGGGAGGTTCCTGAAAAACATGAGTATCCTCTGTACTCGAAGCGTTTCTCACAAGGTCTCTCTCAAGCGGCGGCATCCGTGGGCAAATGCCAAACGTTTCAGGAGGGCACTGGTCGACCCCGCAGGACaaacaagagaggagagaaagaagatgcaagaaggcgagacgggaGGGGGCTAGACACACCCGTTTTTATATCTAGAGAGGGGAGAGCATTTGAGGAACTCGCCGAGAACGAGGGGGCGGAGAATGGAGGTCATGCAAATACTCCCGAAGAAGACACTTTGAAGGGATCCagacaggaaacgcaggAGACTGGAACGAACATGGCGTTTCATGGAGCACGCAACgacggcggaagagaaggcgagggagaggacagagaagctAGAGAAGATAGAGAAGCTAGAAAAGATAGAGAAGCTAGAGAAGATAGAGAAGCTAGAGAAGATAGAGAAGCTAGAGACGAGACACATGCATCGAAGAGGGTGACTAACTCCCATGGCCTCGTGCTTTATCGGGAAGGTGTGGTCCAGAGAGTGAGGCAGCTTGCTGCGCTGGTCGTCGACCTAGGCCAGACGTACGATGCGCTTCACCAGGAGCTCTTGGAGAGAGcagcaaacgaagaaggaagccaGGGAGACGCGTCCGAAGCTGCCCGCGCTGGGCCAACACACGCCGAGCCAGGCGGTAGTACAGCAGGACGACAGCGCGAAACTGAAAACCAATACGCAACTCCTCGGAACGAAACTGCGTCGTCCCGCATGCGTTTCGAAGGCCGTTCACATCAGGAAACCGTGAAGGCCGTAGACATGtgcagtgtacgtacagaCTCTAAGCATGACGACTCGGAGGAGGGTACAAGGAACGGAATAGCTCCGAAAGTGCTCGCGAGCGGTGAAC contains the following coding sequences:
- a CDS encoding RNA pseudouridine synthase superfamily protein (encoded by transcript TGME49_312370); the protein is MTPRFFPLLCSLFLLPLLSPHCRRHSWSTGSLCPAGEASPVSQGSSTRAHPFPSGHTLLSPQLSFCPFPLTSTDKRARVVVCASTVQDDLSPEGVCGSSPSSLFVSESNSTFPLRGLKDPGGLLGSLKRRASQENKDGASKLLSFDQESFAFSASASSWSPCPHWRLSELPPAKSNASTGGFSGGVSQGLLPTRLTASIKNLLPFRGHAVSPLGGLTSRTPPEFAPLFPLRLSTANGYRVRGSATRQFFFRDLSRFSAATRNAFLRKRPGVAARKGHFPCGTSDILAFLHAFHSASTGACKRAAKRFRSALPRSSSRFGQFRGITSTDKEQPVTSLVFGTDRLAQRRVPCEGLSVESSSLFSSWRPTLLPLLASRRPPRRKRIRATRESVEHRSQGSLASDRSSVISPFSSCQSSASPASFTSSSSRQSDMAVELHFVLDSNPEDPAVAAADFKKFLRGCFAAALVEARRERQGEMAQTLSTTSPFRTCQQSYSSHASCYAPGLHSTPALGYVSSSPSASSQSLMSPPSPSALSSPASVSILSSLASDSSLSPSSSCVDSSGGSASMSGACSNSAETDSDAGVSLEFSCASRREAFEEQATRALARVVLDTSCFSRMYERLQAFANARSRQSACFPGDSAGAENRAGERDACTPWSERPLLVSRVASDAPVADEANGVRREVPEKHEYPLYSKRFSQGLSQAAASVGKCQTFQEGTGRPRRTNKRGEKEDARRRDGRGLDTPVFISREGRAFEELAENEGAENGGHANTPEEDTLKGSRQETQETGTNMAFHGARNDGGREGEGEDREAREDREARKDREAREDREAREDREARDETHASKRVTNSHGLVLYREGVVQRVRQLAALVVDLGQTYDALHQELLERAANEEGSQGDASEAARAGPTHAEPGGSTAGRQRETENQYATPRNETASSRMRFEGRSHQETVKAVDMCSVRTDSKHDDSEEGTRNGIAPKVLASGEQRRCESVKPKDTKEAFSAAYEEGKMSLGEAASLIVDQPWYLFREFPVVYEDANLVIISKPFDVRVDVPMRKDDRDSEESAGEKKERRADGHAGKANTLELHAKASLGGDKSHERTGDVEARRKGQQLPGAGSRRFNTEFTVADWYRRHRAKELEGRGKARAGAPKETDADACKVRLCHQLDYATSGLLMLAHNQKAARIVQTLLQRREIQKEYLALVYGHPRWSEVEVETLVAPHSTHAFKMMATDALGTPLTPVSPTSFSSPASVYRCLYGTVVPAQASDEFGPSSTSNSLPRGASCPWSASSCGPRLPQSSLPNSPCSLSRASPKSRAPFGGGPVEDSEPGRFSVDERSGTETSKGEPDTETDTQTSSVKLTEQSQRPVLGKRAVSRMHVIYKGHLRNLPEPLLGAPGALVKLTLLTGRRHQLRVHCEHVGHPIVGDATYGTGDDSPFRMFLHAAHLQFPAIPFSRASSAMQPFQHHTCPSVHERGFVSSANSSGAVASFPSADVPGRGEKGQGGRAKTEEIQFLKSLTRSAFVTDPGFQFFLEAAKSDTAP
- a CDS encoding hypothetical protein (encoded by transcript TGME49_312360) — translated: MQSAAGQVASSFLPPLLRPPVPETLLFLDSPEYELPVSFRRATAEAAELLQSWEALWGLLCKHGQDAKVMNCPRVSRPFSDSTNHVSLALQVAQETLPATSAVPPQDRNEDQGGEDGETVPEACLLIPSPVARLQTATPCSDSSSAPLFSSLSPSLSPLSPLSSCSPSHHSHSRCLSSSSVSPFEPSGRQLFQLSVVFCRLDGFFSAADTAATAAADSVQKLWSESCTALASTVSSLRHAASLSSSGVASSAFQEHSGLSAGRAKTFRGPECLGAKLLHQALANGVSLPLRSFTVRQAVEREASAEMDSEDREIQKGEERPDACNADRSVSVSKDDRAETSTQNTVAEKRRACASHEDGGRGVVFLEKKQRVGPPSVCCYLRGLENLTRAQWRQTKAVLSSVLADAAACARVVDRRREGGHSRREDFAGSRRREEAKALNGDGDADGEERPEHSERPERGETPKHKIEAEPHLTEAAQRGGCASSQKCGKQGLENKSDVRTAGEEETATGRSEERCRKEEGRNTVRVLIVLGWDTSKDERCSDDGGSELGARDAGGGGGRWGRQRAKRRQDIEAWVHAANQHCGSTVRVHFFVNRVRGGGRRRHVEGLDSFAEDGKEAEVEQGANRSKEAERWKARDSLVNQETDKPDETSSVSAVSSVDDGQTDALCGNGKSTKEREGGLPDLEKRPHRPDLDEKPPAANGDVLQDRSALLLSLLRDGNQCIKQQRQTMLFLGGDDFFPAPPVGVSSFGSPQLSSSLGALRTDLLGQFARQLEDLVYVPLLLRSRLSAASWGSEKAAASPYDCTRGIRGSQVHGSVPETQKKTKLLRDCNSLYRDSRGFLPPPPRLLIHSCLCSKRRRPEVKSSSLLPASAAPRSSSRRAQSSASSQDAAHPVSASPYPAPSVTRPSTENLSPQTLIQLVGEKYSACIQTFLLPLSAIASPYVGQTEAKLRRLLRVAANASPSVLVLLGIDQLGRKRDRGGRREEGEQRGARERELVGGASDATQTSAEASSQARWPTEMTGKRECGYGLSPGNRRETGSDTDRASVMLAEDGASGREGKRTEEAYCDASVDADERERKGARGRREGGRANSFQRRLLATLLVALDEVEDRRRRHEQLQREEAEDDDTEVAETGGQWGLDSGRESVGTRRREFAAAAAGMAIIGVASGTPDTLDEAVVRAGRLDNWLSWC